One window of Desulfobacca acetoxidans DSM 11109 genomic DNA carries:
- a CDS encoding glycine zipper 2TM domain-containing protein — protein MSYVKNYSLVFLLVISLAGCTSLSPYTYTGAGVGGALGAGAGALLDHNNRWRGAMVGGLMGGALGGAATELGRRAAQDSNQQRVYGAYPPADPYQSTDNGGYYQ, from the coding sequence ATGTCATATGTGAAGAATTATAGCCTCGTATTCCTGCTGGTTATCTCGCTGGCCGGTTGCACCAGCCTCAGCCCTTACACTTACACCGGCGCCGGTGTTGGCGGCGCATTAGGTGCCGGTGCGGGGGCCCTGCTTGATCACAACAATCGCTGGCGCGGCGCCATGGTCGGCGGTTTAATGGGCGGCGCCCTGGGCGGTGCCGCCACGGAACTGGGCCGCCGGGCGGCACAGGATTCTAACCAGCAGCGGGTTTATGGCGCTTATCCGCCTGCCGATCCATATCAATCTACTGACAACGGCGGCTATTATCAATAA
- a CDS encoding MBL fold metallo-hydrolase, protein MTPHIAAVQVGPLAVLCYIINCPSTRQGLLIDPAAPSAAVTDVINRRGLTIRWIVNTHGHPDHTAGNDYWAQQTGATTVIHELDWHFFSTPEMQQAAITEGFPPLSHIDLLVQDGYRLPLGELELSIIHTPGHTPGSICLYTPGHLFTGDTLFVDSAGRTDLPGGSLGQLVDSIQRRILPLPDDTIIWPGHDYGDTPTSTLGEQKLNNPYITDFLD, encoded by the coding sequence ATGACTCCCCATATTGCCGCCGTGCAAGTCGGGCCATTGGCGGTACTCTGTTACATTATCAACTGCCCATCAACCCGTCAGGGACTACTCATCGACCCAGCCGCCCCCTCCGCCGCGGTGACAGACGTTATTAATCGCCGAGGGCTCACCATCCGTTGGATTGTCAACACCCACGGACATCCAGACCACACCGCCGGCAACGATTACTGGGCACAGCAGACCGGTGCCACTACCGTGATTCACGAACTCGATTGGCACTTTTTTTCCACCCCCGAGATGCAGCAGGCTGCAATTACCGAAGGCTTTCCACCTCTGAGCCATATCGATCTTCTGGTTCAAGACGGCTACCGCCTGCCGCTGGGCGAGCTCGAACTCTCCATCATTCACACCCCCGGCCATACTCCCGGGTCTATCTGCCTCTACACCCCAGGGCACTTGTTTACCGGAGACACCCTATTCGTGGACAGCGCTGGCCGTACCGACCTCCCCGGCGGTTCCCTCGGTCAGCTAGTGGACTCTATCCAGCGCCGGATTCTTCCCCTACCCGACGACACCATCATCTGGCCCGGACATGATTACGGTGATACTCCAACCTCTACGCTCGGCGAACAAAAACTCAATAATCCTTATATTACCGATTTTTTGGATTAA
- a CDS encoding plasma-membrane proton-efflux P-type ATPase has translation MTVQQINTEKAQNLNIQDLFQLLGTSSQGLAEDEAQRRLDQFGPNSLVEKKINPALKFLSYFWGPIPWMIEIAAILSAVVQHWDDFTIIMLLLIFNASIGFWQEHKAANALEALKAQLALQARVRRDGRWKEIATASLVPGDIIRIRLGDIVPADIKLFEGEFLSVDQAALTGESLPVSKKPGDVAFSGSVAKQGEMAALVVSTGEDTFFGRTARLVQTAGAASHFQKAVLRIGDFLIYLSLGLVAVLVLVQLHRGASVLELVQFALILTVASIPVAMPAVLSVTMAMGALTLSKIQAIVSRLESIEEMAGIDILCSDKTGTLTQNKLTLGEAVVFAAKDDQELILWGALASKEEDRDPIDLAVIAGLPDAGILSRYHQQRFIPFDPVSKRTESLITDSRNQTFTVAKGAPQVIIGLCRLTPDESARAEKTVNELAARGYRTLGVARTQNGSVWEFLGILSLYDPPREDSAATVANAKTHGITIKMVTGDNVAIGREVSRQLGLGSNIQPADRLFRKGEVSEQLSTLAAAQIETADGYAQVFPEHKYGIVKALQTKGHIVGMTGDGVNDAPAIKQADVGIAVSGATDAARAAAALILTAPGLSVIINAVEEARKIFERMNSYAIFRITETIRIMFFVVLAMICYNFYPITAIMIILLAFFNDVPIMAIAFDNTRIDPQPVSWDMHRVLTVSTVLGLIGVGETFGLLIIAQNWLRLDVVQVQTFIFLKLAVAGHLTLFVARTPCFFLSRPFPAPALLWSAVVTKILATLFVVYPFGIIAPLTWSQVGLVWGYCLVWVFVEDVAKLMVYRHLDMVGPRHQRFLGLLKQRLTHYAHRS, from the coding sequence ATGACAGTTCAGCAGATTAATACGGAAAAAGCCCAAAATCTAAATATCCAGGACCTTTTCCAGCTCCTTGGCACTTCCTCTCAGGGTCTGGCTGAAGATGAGGCTCAAAGACGCCTGGACCAGTTTGGCCCTAATTCCCTTGTAGAGAAAAAGATCAACCCGGCCTTGAAATTTCTGAGTTACTTCTGGGGACCAATCCCCTGGATGATTGAGATCGCCGCCATTCTCTCAGCCGTAGTCCAACACTGGGACGACTTCACTATCATCATGTTGCTGTTAATATTCAATGCCAGCATCGGTTTCTGGCAGGAGCATAAGGCAGCCAATGCCCTGGAGGCCCTGAAGGCCCAACTGGCCCTGCAGGCTCGGGTCCGGCGGGATGGCAGATGGAAAGAGATTGCCACCGCCAGCCTGGTTCCTGGCGACATCATTCGCATTCGCTTAGGCGACATCGTTCCGGCGGATATCAAGCTGTTTGAAGGAGAATTCCTGAGCGTAGATCAGGCTGCTTTAACCGGTGAATCCCTGCCGGTCAGTAAAAAGCCGGGAGATGTGGCCTTCTCCGGGTCGGTGGCCAAACAGGGGGAAATGGCGGCCTTAGTGGTAAGTACCGGGGAGGACACTTTTTTCGGTCGCACTGCCAGACTGGTACAGACTGCCGGCGCCGCCTCCCATTTTCAGAAGGCCGTCTTGCGCATCGGAGATTTTCTCATATATCTCAGCCTGGGACTGGTGGCGGTGCTGGTGCTGGTGCAGTTGCACCGGGGTGCCTCGGTTCTCGAACTGGTCCAGTTCGCCCTGATTCTCACCGTGGCCTCCATCCCGGTGGCCATGCCGGCGGTGCTCTCCGTCACCATGGCCATGGGCGCCCTGACCCTCTCCAAGATCCAGGCCATTGTCTCGAGGCTGGAATCCATCGAGGAAATGGCTGGCATCGACATTCTCTGTTCCGACAAAACCGGCACCCTGACCCAGAATAAGCTCACCCTGGGAGAGGCTGTAGTCTTCGCGGCCAAAGATGACCAAGAATTGATCCTTTGGGGTGCCCTGGCTTCCAAGGAGGAGGATCGGGACCCTATTGATCTGGCGGTGATTGCTGGGTTACCCGATGCCGGAATACTCAGCCGGTATCATCAACAACGGTTTATCCCCTTCGATCCGGTGAGTAAGCGTACGGAAAGCCTGATAACGGATTCCCGGAACCAGACCTTCACGGTGGCCAAAGGGGCCCCCCAGGTAATTATAGGCCTGTGTCGGCTGACCCCTGATGAATCCGCCCGCGCTGAAAAAACCGTGAACGAACTGGCTGCCCGGGGCTACCGGACCCTGGGGGTGGCTCGCACCCAGAATGGCAGTGTGTGGGAGTTCCTCGGAATCTTGTCCCTCTACGACCCGCCCCGGGAGGATTCTGCGGCTACTGTCGCCAACGCCAAGACCCACGGAATTACCATCAAAATGGTCACGGGAGATAATGTGGCCATCGGTCGAGAGGTTTCCAGACAGTTGGGGTTGGGAAGCAATATACAGCCCGCTGATCGCCTTTTCCGAAAGGGTGAGGTGTCTGAACAGCTCAGTACGCTGGCCGCAGCCCAGATTGAGACAGCCGACGGGTATGCCCAGGTCTTCCCGGAACATAAATACGGTATTGTCAAGGCCCTGCAGACCAAAGGGCACATCGTGGGTATGACCGGGGACGGAGTCAACGACGCCCCTGCCATCAAACAGGCGGATGTGGGCATCGCGGTGAGCGGCGCCACCGATGCCGCCCGTGCCGCCGCCGCCTTGATTCTTACGGCTCCTGGCCTATCGGTGATCATCAACGCCGTGGAAGAGGCCCGTAAGATTTTTGAGCGCATGAACAGTTATGCCATCTTCCGCATCACTGAAACCATCCGCATCATGTTCTTCGTGGTATTGGCCATGATCTGCTACAATTTTTATCCTATTACCGCCATCATGATCATCCTATTGGCCTTTTTCAACGATGTACCCATTATGGCTATCGCCTTTGACAATACCCGGATAGACCCGCAGCCGGTGAGTTGGGACATGCACCGGGTGCTGACCGTGTCCACCGTTCTGGGGCTCATCGGAGTGGGGGAAACCTTCGGTCTGCTGATCATTGCCCAGAACTGGCTGCGCCTGGATGTCGTCCAGGTGCAGACCTTTATCTTTTTAAAGCTGGCGGTGGCCGGGCATCTTACCCTCTTTGTCGCCCGCACCCCCTGTTTCTTTTTGTCGCGTCCTTTCCCTGCTCCGGCACTCTTGTGGTCCGCCGTTGTCACCAAAATCCTGGCCACCCTCTTTGTGGTCTATCCTTTTGGGATCATTGCTCCTCTAACCTGGTCTCAAGTGGGTCTAGTCTGGGGTTACTGCCTGGTATGGGTATTTGTGGAAGATGTGGCCAAACTGATGGTCTATCGTCATCTTGACATGGTGGGTCCTCGGCACCAACGGTTTCTGGGTTTGCTGAAACAACGTCTCACCCACTACGCCCATCGCTCTTAG